The Hypanus sabinus isolate sHypSab1 chromosome 2, sHypSab1.hap1, whole genome shotgun sequence DNA segment AGAGACCTACATTAAAATATTGCAGTTAGTAATTTAAAATCAATGGTCTTGTTAAAGGTCTTGATAAAGACATTGCAAAAACTCCAGATTGCTGTAAAAACCTATTACTGTTATTCGGGGGATGAGATCTGCCATCTAGTCTAATCAATCTTTGCCCCCAAAAATTGGTTAATACCCATGTGATTAATTCCTAAATGTCCTCAGAAAAAGCTTAACAAGCCATTCAGTATAAGGATAAATGCCACCTTTTCCAAAAAATAAAATCTTGAAAAATGAATTAAACAAAATTTAGGATGATACAAAACATACAAAACAAGGGAGAAATCCTACAAGCAATGGGATTCTGTTGTACCTACTGCTCTTGCCAGTAGAAGTTTTGCTGGAATAGCCAAAATGAGTAATTGCAATACATAGAGTAGGTGTAAATGTTTAGCATGATTAATAGAGGATAAGAGGGTTGTATTGTGCAGAATAAGGCCAAGCTTCTTGAGAACAATACAGGTTTGAGCAATCTTCCATGTTATGAATAGATACCAGTGTGCTAAACATACTGGAACATCCTaacattttttcctttttctccccttctccctctctccctctccccttctccctctccccttctccctcttccccctccctctccctctccccctctctctccccatctctccactccatctccccctcctctctctctctctctctccccccatctctctcccccttccccatctctcccctccccctctctcccaccctctctcttatatatatatgaatgtatctctctctgtgcctccctctctccctccctttccctctccccctctgagaGATGATGGAGAAGCTTTCAAAGTCCAACAAATGACAACTAAAAaagttataagaagggaaaaTAAATTGCTGATGAacaatgggtactttgcatcagtcttctctgtggaaggcgccagcagtgtgccagaggtttgtgagtgtcagagagcagcagtgagtgccattgcttttacaaaggaaaaagtgtgagGCAAagtcaaaggtcttaaggtggataagtcacctggaccagatgaactacatcccagtgtcctgagagaggttgctgaagagataacagatccattagtcatgatctttcaagaatcacttgattctggcatggttccgaaggattgggaaattgcaaatgtcactccactctttgaaaAGGAAGGGAGACAAAGGAAAGGAAAATTACGGCCAGTTAGCCCAACgtcagtggttgagaaagtgctggagtctactatcaaggatgaggtttcgaggtacttggagactaatgttgAATAAATTAaaggcagcatggtttctgtgaagtgaaatcttgctgacaaatcttttagagttcttcaaggaagtaacaagcagggtggacaaaggagaggtagtagaTGTCAGATTATCATTGACAGGATCATACTCAAAGTGGCGCTTCACAAATACCTGGCGTGGAGGATGTGGTTCCTGATAGCTAGGTAGGTTCTTAAGGATGACACTTCCACTGGCATTCTGGAGCATTTCCTGCAAGACCTTTGGATCATTCCCAACCTCTTTTCCATTCACTTCCTTGATGATGTCCCCCACATGTAGCAGACCTTGTTGGTCAATCATGCCTCCATGAAGAATTCGCGCAATCACAAGTTCACTGTTTTCAACCCTGAATGTTACACCCAAATGTTCACCCTTGACTTTGCGAATCCCCACCATTCGGACTGCATCAGGTGGGACAGGCTGATTGTTGAACGTAGAGTCCATATAAGACTCTGGACTTGGGGGTGGAGTTTCATAGTTTTTGGAGGCGACAGAATCATGAGCTTCCAACAGAGACTGAAAATGTGGTTCTTGGAGAATATGACTGAGTTCTGCTGCAGTATCATTCTCCTTGGCAATTGGAGTGATATCATTAATGATCTCCTTCACCAACTCCAAGTTATTATCATGCACAGCTTCCAGCTTAGTGTCTTCCAGTTTCTCATGCGCCTTAGC contains these protein-coding regions:
- the LOC132390627 gene encoding MAGUK p55 subfamily member 2-like, which translates into the protein MQQVLDNLNDLPNSTGAKDLDLLFLRGIMESPIVRSLAKAHEKLEDTKLEAVHDNNLELVKEIINDITPIAKENDTAAELSHILQEPHFQSLLEAHDSVASKNYETPPPSPESYMDSTFNNQPVPPDAVRMVGIRKVKGEHLGVTFRVENSELVIARILHGGMIDQQGLLHVGDIIKEVNGKEVGNDPKVLQEMLQNASGSVILKNLPSYQEPHPPRQVFVKRHFEYDPVNDNLTSTTSPLSTLLVTSLKNSKRFVSKISLHRNHAAFNLFNISLQKPAEAITSSILLYNEQKNLIGINQLKDSVSETYPRQKIILSKKEGKVKLIKKKTSARGRPA